GGTCGCTGTAAACCCGATAGCCGTTGTCGAGGCGCCGTCCTTGCAGCAACTGTTGTTTCTCGTAATAAAGCAAAGTAGTACGGGTTAAACCAACGGCGTTTGCCAGTTCTGTTATTCGGTACATTGCCAACGTTGACTGATGAATTGATACGACCACTGTAAACCGTAGAGCTATAGACAGGTCAATGCCATTTTCAGATAAAAGGAGTGATTATCTATGGTGTTCACCGTTGTTGAGGGAGAGATCATGGCATTAGGGCAGTAACGGCCACTGATGATAAATAACTGCGCTGCGGCAACTTCAGTTACAGTAAAAGCATAACTGTAACGCCAGAAAGCTATCGTTAACGCTTGCTGTAGAGATCTCTCAAATGAATAGCGAACCAGAGCAGCATATCGACTCAATTATGTTGGCTGAGTACTTCAGTCGCATCGGTTTAGATAACAAAGTGGATCTAACACTTGCAGGCTTAACCCGTTTGCACCGCTATCAACATAGGTCGATTCCATTTGAAAATTTGGATGTGATTGCTGGGTTGCCCATTAAGATAGAAGCAGGCGCAATACATAAAAAGTTGGTTCAGGATAAGCGTGGTGGTTATTGCCAAGAGTTGAACGGGTTGCTGTATAACGTCGCCAGTGCACTCGGGTTTGAGGCACGGGTGTTGTTGGGACGGGTGCATTTAGGCAAGGAGCCTTCCGGCCGAGGTCATCGCGTTACAATGGTGACCATCGATAAGCAGCAGTGGTTGGTTGATTGTGGCAATGGTGCGTTTACCCCCCGCGCACCATTACCGATTGTGATGGGGCAAGAGCTAAAAACAGACATACAAACCTTTCGCTTTGTTGCAGATGAGCACTTTGGCTATCTACTACAGCTTAAAAGCTCGGGCAACTGGAGCAGCATCTACAGCCTTGATATGAGCCACGTATGCCAAAGCGATCTTGAGTACGGCAATCATTACACCTCGACCTCGCCATACTCACTGTTCACCCGCAATAGCATGGCGGTACTGCCCATTGAGAATGGTACCGTTACGCTATTTAATCGAACCTTAAGGGTTACTGAAAAGGGCCACACTACGGTAATAATTCTGGCGGATGAAGACGCCTATCTGCAGGCATTAGCCGACTACTTCGGGTTGTCTACCAACGTAAGCTACAGCAGCATTGAGCCATACTTGAATCGATAACAACGCGATTTAGCTAAGGCTTTAGCTAGCGGAACGTATCCGCTAGCCAAGTATTGCTGTCAGCACTGACTGAATCAGTGTGGTTTACTCATACTCAGAAGAGTAGGTTTCTGCGTAAGAGTGAGAGTACAGCTCAAACAGGTTACCAAACGGGTCTTCTAGATAAACCATCTTAGCTTGTTTGCTGTCATCTTCCGGGTGGTAGCGCATGATATCCATCCGTACCTTGCCGCCAAACTTGGTGGTGCGTTCAATCACACCTTCGAAGTCATCGGTTTCAAGAGAGAAGTGGAAAATACCAATCTTGTTGAAATCGACGATGTGGCGCTGTTCGCGATTCTTCATCTCAAACAGTTCAACCCCAATACCATCAGTGGTCAGTAGATGGGCAATATTAAAGCCTTCAAAACCTTCACCAAAAACCGCTACACACATTCTACCGATGGCGGTTTCCTGCTCCTCTTGTACGCGGCTTTTACCCATTACCACCTTTAAGCCTAGTGCGTTAGTGTAAAATTCAACGGCTTGGTCCATGTCGCCAACCATAATGCCTACGTGACTCATTTTCATAATTGATTCCTCATAACCGAGTGCTTCACTGCGGTGTTGTTTGTTTCGATGAGGTCATTATGGGAGCAATGGGGAATAATCTGAAATTATCAAATATTATTAGTTTAATAATGTGTAGTGATGATTTGAGGGTGATGAATCCAACGTTAGCATCGTGGTTAGTCTGTTGGTGTTATTGCAGTTGGCATTGCGATTGAGTTGCCTTATGGTAGCGACCAATTAAACAAGGCTCTAAGGTGAATCATGACCCCGTTTGAAATATCAAGAATTGAAACCGCCTCTGGGGTGTATCGGATCAGCGGTAGCTACGATCTTTCTGGGCGGGCACTGCAGTTTGATTTTACTGCTGCGGCAGTTATGGCGACTGACGGTTGGGAGGAGCTCAACGTCAAATCCAAGGGGGGCTTGGCGCGCTTACAAAAACTGATACCGGAGCTATTACTGCACCTAGAGGTGTGAGTTCTGCTTGGTAATAAAAACGGCGCCGGCAAGTTAGTTAAATTAGGCTGTGTCGTAGTTAGCTGTTGAAGTTTATCTTAAGCCTTCGGCTTCACCGATTTCGGTGCTTTGGGGGAGGATGTCGCGATGGCAACGGCACATTCTTGTATGCATTAGCGGGGAGCTTCGCCCCCTTTGGAATCCCCCCTTGCCTTAGGTCGCAGTCCAAAGCGCTTCGCTGGACTGCTCCAATGCGGCAGCAGATCAACGGCGGTAGTGCTTAACCCCTTGTATCGGCGCTCGTCTAGCCGGTGCTTTAACTGTATTAGAAACAACAACACTTAATTGGTACACAGCCTTAAATTAACCTGCCGGCGCCGTTGTAGTATCTAGTGGAGTAAATATTAGACGTCCATCTCCGGTACCAATTCTGGCACCACTAATGGACCACCAGTTTTGCTCACGATCTCATCCACTGACACCCCAGGAGCGCGCTCGATAAGGTGGAATTTACCATCTCTGATCTCGATATAAGCCAAGTCGGTGACAACCTTATTGATGCAAGCTGCGCCAGTGAGGGGCAGAGTACAATCAGACAATAATTTGGAGTTACCGTGTTTGTCGGCGTGAGTCATGGTAACGATGATGTTGTCGGCACCGGCAACCAAATCCATGGCACCACCCATGCCTTTGATCAGCTTGCCGGGGATCATCCACGAGGCGATATTGCCATGCACATCAACCTCAAAGGCCCCCAGCACGGTAAGATCAACATGGCCACCACGGATCATCGCAAAAGACTCAGCTGAGTCGAAGATTGATGCGCCGGTAATCGCAGTAACCGTTTGTTTACCTGCGTTGATCATATCCGCATCCACTTCAGCATCGGTTGGGAATGGCCCCATCCCCAACAAGCCATTTTCCGATTGCAGCATCACTTCCATGCCGGCTGGAACATAGTTAGCTACCAAGGTGGGAATGCCAATGCCAAGGTTAACGTAATAGCCGTCTTGTAACTCTTGTGCCACGCGTTTAGCCAGTTGTTCACGAGTTAATGCCATCAGTCTTGCTCCTTATGCGCGGGGTTATTGGGCGCGAACGGTACGTTGTTCGATCCGTTTTTCGAAACTACCTTGAATCAGACGGTCGACGTAAATTCCCGGAGTGTGGATCTCAGTTGGGTTGAGTTCGCCCGGTTCGACGATCTGTTCCACCTCAACCACGGTGATTTTGCCTGCGGTTGCGGCCAGTGGATTGAAGTTTTGGGCGGTGTGGCGGTAAACCACATTGCCAAAACGATCCGCTTTCCAGCCCTTCACTATGGCAAAGTCACCGGTAATCGATTCTTCCAAAATGTAGTTACGGCCATGGAACTGACGTACCTCCTTGCCTTCACCTACTGGCGTACCATAGCCGGTAGCGGTGAAGAAGGCGGGAATACCAGCTCCGCCGGCGCGCATCTTCTCTGCTAGTGTTCCCTGCGGGGTTAGCTCAACTTCAAGCTCACCGGATAACAACTGCTGTTCAAATAGGGCGTTTTCACCCACGTAAGAGGCGATCATCTTTCTGATCTGACGGTCTTCCAGCAGTAGCCCAAGGCCAAAGCCATCAACCCCAGCGTTGTTGGATACTACCGTTAGGCCAGTGGTGCCCAGCTGTTTAATATGCCCGATCAACCCTTCAGGGATGCCGCACAGGCCAAAGCCTCCGGCGATAACCGTCATGTTATTTTGCAACCCTGCTAACGCCTCGGCGTAGCTGGTTACTACCTTGTCGAATCCTGCCATTGGTTGGTTTCCTTCGAGTGTTACTTGTATGTTCGGTCGCTCGTGAGCGCCCCTACGATGATGCTGCATGTTGTTGGCAGGGGACGATGCGTCTTACCGTTACCAAAGTTTTTTATATGTCAGCCAGTTTGGTCGCTCGTGAGCGCCCCTACGATGGTGCTGCATGTTGTTGGTAGGGGAAGATGCGTCTTACCGTTACCAAAGTTTGTTATATGTCAGCCAATTTGGTCGCTCGTGAGAGCCCCTACGATGATCCTGCATGTTGTTGGCAGGGGCCGACGCGTCTTACCGTTACCAAAGTTTGTTATATGTCAGCCAGTTTGGTCACTCGTGAGCGCCCCTACGATGATGCTGCATGTTGTTGGCAGGGGACGATGCGTCTTACCGTTACCAAAGTTTTTTATATGTCAGCCAGTTTGGTCGCTCGTGAGCGCCCCTACGATGATGCTGCATGTTGTTGGCAGGGGAAGATGCGTCTTATCGTTACCAACGTTTGTTATATGTCAGCCAGTTTGGTCGCTCGTGAGCGCCCCTACGATGGTGCTGCATGTTGTTGGTAGGGGAAGATGCTTCTTACCGTTACCAAAGTTTTTTATATGTCAGCCAGTTTGGTCGCTCGTGAGCGCCCCTACGATGATGCTGCATGTTGTTGGCAGGGGACGATGCGTCTTACCGTTACCAACGTTTGTTATATGTCAGCCAGTTTGGTCGCTCGTGAGCGCCCCTACGATGATGCTGCATGTTGTTGGCAGGGGACGATGCGTCTTACCGTTACCAAAGTTTGTTATATGTCAGCCAGTTTGGTCGCTCGTGAGCGCCCCTACGATGGTGCTGCATGTTGTTGGTAGGGGAAGATGCGTCTTACCGTTACCAAAGTTTGTTATATGTCAGTCAGTTTGGTCGCTCGTGATCGCCCCTACGATGTTTTTTTGCGCAACGCTTGACCAACCTTGGAGCCATTCTTTCGACCTAATCGTTGGCTGATGTCATTGCCGACGGCGACCAATTTGGTGAGGTCAACACCGTGGCTTAAGCCGAGTCCATTGAGCATATAAACCAGATCTTCAGTGGCGAGATTACCGCTGGCACCGGTGGCGTAAGGGCAGCCACCAAGGCCAGCGACAGAACTGTCGATGGTGCTTACTCCAAGTTCTAAGCAAGCGGCTACATTGGCTAATGCTTGGCCGTAGGTGTCGTGAAAATGCAGCGCCAAGGCGCTGATTGGCACCTGTGCTGCTACTGCTTCCACCATCGCGGCAGCTTGGTCTGGCGTGCCAGTGCCAATAGTGTCGCCAAGAGATACTTCATAGCAGCCAGCTTCAAACAGCACCTGTGCCACTTCTGCAACACGGGCAGGGGCGATGGCACCTTCATATGGGCAACCTAAAGTGCAGGAGACATAGCCGCGTACCCTGATGTTATGTTGCCGTGCGGCAGCGAGTACTGGTTCGAAACGTTCAATTGATTCAATGATGGAGCAGTTGATGTTCTTCTGGCTGAAGCTTTCTGAGGCGGACGCAAACACCGCTACTTGGTCAACCCCAGCAGCCAGCGCTGCTTCAAACCCTTTGATGTTCGGCGTCAGCGCCGAATAGATAACCCCAGCCTGGCGATCGATGCTGGCAAAAAGTTTATCGGCATCGGCCATCTTCGGTACCCATTTGGGTGAAACAAAGCTAGCCGCTTCGATATGAGACAAACCAGTGCCAGCGAGCGCGTTCACCAAGGTAATGCGATCGCTTAGGGTCGATAGGGGTTCATTCTGCAAGCCGTCGCGCGGCCCCACCTCCACAATTTGGATTCGTTGTGGTCTCATGCGCTGGCCTCCTGCTCGGTGGCAGTTAATTCAATCAGGGCTACGCCGTCGTTAACCAAGTCGCCGCTGTCAAAGGGCAGCTTGCTAACCACCGAGTCGCTTGGGGCTTTGATGGTGTACTCCATCTTCATCGCCTCCATTACTACCAAGGCTTGACCGGCGTGAACCTGCTGACCTAACGCCACAAGGTTTGCGATAAAGGTGCCATTCATCGGTGCTTGCAGTGACTTTTCACCGCCGTTGCCTGCGGCCTCAGCTTGATGTTGATATGGGCGAAATACAATGGCGCCATCACTCAACTGCAGACTGATACCATCGTTGTCTTGATGATAACCAAAGCGCGAGATCTCACCGTTGTGCTCTAGCTCTACTTGGTCGACATCGACCATCAGCTGCAGTTTACGGTCGTGGCTGTCACGCCAATACTGGCCGCTAAGATGAGTTAGCTCTACCAGATGATGAACGTCGTGATTGTCACTGAACTGCAGCCGAACCGTTGCAGCGGCATTGAGACGCCAACCGGCATTGATGCTGCTATTACCACCTTGTTGCTGCAGCTGAATTAAGGCGGCGATGCTGGCGGCCAAGCTATGATCGCTGCGGCTTAGCAACTGCTGCTGATGGCGAGCTAAAAAGGCGGTGTCTAGGTCGGCGGCGGCAAACTGTGGATGACGAATCACCTTGGCCAAATACGGTAGGTTATGGCTTAACCCCAGCAGCTGGCAGTTGTCGAGCATCTGCCCCATTCGTGCTAACGCCTGGTTACGGTTATCGCCACAGCTGATCAATTTAGCCAACATTGGATCGTAGTAGGCGGTGATGTGGTCCCCTGCGGCAATGCCGCTGTCGATGCGCATGCCATCGCCCACCGGCCAACTGAGTTTCTTGATGGTGCCGGTAGCGGGCATAAAGTCACGCTGAGGATCTTCGGCGTAGAGGCGCACCTCAAAGGCATGGCCTTGCACTGTTATCTCTGCTTGTTGCAGAGGCAGCGGGTTGTTGGCCGCCACCATCAGTTGCCACTGCACGAGATCTTGATTAGTCACTAGCTCTGTTACTGGGTGCTCTACCTGCAGCCGGGTATTCATCTCCATAAAGTAGAAACGACCTTGTTCATCCAGCAGATATTCAACCGTACCCGCACCACTGTAATTAATCGCTTGAGCGGCCCGTACTGAGGCTTCGCCCATCTGTTGCCGCAGTTCATCGGATAGCCCTGGCGCCGGTGCTTCCTCCACGACTTTTTGGTGACGGCGCTGCAGCGAACAGTCGCGATCAGATAGGTAGACGGCATTGCCGTGGTTGTCGGCGAACACCTGCACCTCGACGTGGCGAGCACTGGTCAGATAGCGTTCGAGCAGCAGTTGCGGATTACCAAAGGCAGATTGGGCTTCGCGCCGGGCGCTATCGAGCGCTCCTTGCAGCTCCTCGTCCTGCTCAACAATGCGCATGCCTTTGCCACCGCCACCAAAAGCGGCTTTGACCAGCAGCGGGTAGCCAATCAGCCGCGCCTCACTAATAAGACAGGCATCGGATTGGTCGTCACCGTGATAACCAGGCAGCATCGGCACCGCGGCTTCGGCCATAATAATCTTGGCGGCACTCTTGCTGCCCATCTGCTCAATCGCAGTGGCGCTGGGGCCGATAAAGGCGATCCCGCTGGCGGCACAGGCGCGGGCAAAGTCGGGGTTCTCCGATAAGAAGCCATAACCAGGATGAATGCCATCGCAGCCAGCTTGTTTAGCCACTGCTAAGATTTTGTGGTAATCGAGATAGGAGTGCTTAGCTTCAGCGGCGCCAATATGAAACGCTTGATCCGCTTGCAGTACGTGCTGAGCGTGGCGGTCGACATCGGAATAGACTGCCACGGTGGCGATCCCAAGTTGGCGACAGGTTGTCATTACGCGACAGGCGATCTCGCCGCGATTGGCAATCAATACTTTGGTGAGGCTATGGCTCATCGCTTCGCTCCCTGCCAGCGTGGCGGTTGTTTGCTAAAGAAGGCGTTGAGGCCATGCTGTCCCTCGTCACTGACGCGAATGGCGGCGATCCGTTCGGCGGTATCGGCGCGCAGCTGCGCATCAATTGGTGATGCTTCAATCAGGCTAAGCAGCGATTTACAGGCCCGCAGAGCTTGTGGGCTGTTATCCAGTAGCTGAGCACAGATGCTGTTGCCGGCACGGTGGAGGTCGTCTTCTAGCTGATGTACCAAGCCGAGAGTCAGCGCTTGTTCGGCGTTGATGAGCTCGGCGCTCAGGGCATATCGTCGCAGCTGCCGTTGGCCAATAGCACGACCAACATAAGGGCTGATGGTGGCTGGGATCAGCCCCAGCTTTACCTCTGACAGACAGAACTTGGCCCGATGGTTGGCAATAACAATATCGGCACAGGCCACCAAACCTAGGGCACCACCGAAAGCTGCTCCTTGCACCAGCATTACCACCGGTACTGGCAGGTTATCGAGATGATGGAACAGCAGCGCTAACTGGTTGGCGTCAGCGACATTGGCGGCGGCATCCATTTGGGCCTGCTGCTTCATCCAGTTGAGATCCGCGCCGGCACAGAAGTTTTTTCCTTCGGCATCGAGCAGCAACAGGCGCAGCGCCGTGTCTTGATTTAAGGTGGTTAACGCATCGATAAGTTCAGCTATCATCTCAGCGTTAAAGGCGTTGTGTTTGTCAGCACGAGCGAGGGTGATACGGCCAATGCCCGCGTCGTTCGCTACCTTGATTGTGTTGAATTCCATTTGCTTATTCCCCAAGGCTACATGCGAAAAACGCCGAAGCGGGTTGGTTCGATAGGGGCATTGACTGACGCTGCTAATGCGACGCCAAGTACATCGCGGGTTTGCGCCGGATCGATAATGCCGTCGTCCCACAACCGAGCGGAGGCGTAGTAGGGGTTGCCTTGGCTTTCATACTGTTCGACGATGGGGGCCTTGAATTGCGCTTGCTCATCGTCGCTCCAGCTTTGGCCCTTTTTCGCCAGCTGATCGGTTTTGACTTGCGCCAACACCGCTGCCGCTTGTTCTCCTCCCATTACTGAGATTCGAGCATTAGGCCAGCTCCACATCATGGTTGGATCGAAGGCGCGACCACACATGCCGTAGTTACCGGCGCCGTAGCTGCCGCCAATCACCACAGTAAACTTGGGAACCTTGGCGCAGGACACCGCAGTAACCAGCTTGGCACCGTGTTTAGCGATGCCTTCGTGCTCATATTTCTGACCAACCATAAAGCCGGTAATGTTTTGTAGAAACAGCAGCGGAATGCCTCGTTGGCAACACAGCTCGATAAAGTGAGCTCCTTTTTGGGCTGACTCGCTAAAGAGGATGCCGTTGTTGGCAATGATGCCGACGGGGTAGCCGTGCAGGTGGGCGAAACCACATACCAAGGTGGCACCAAAGCGAGCTTTGAATTCGTCAAAATCAGAATTGTCGACCAAACGGGCTATGACTTCGCGTACCTCAAACGGCTGTTTGAGATTGGTACCGACGATGCCGTAAAGCTCATCGGCGCTGTATTTCGGCGGTTTTACCTCAATACGCTGCAGCGCCGCTGCGCTGTGATGATTCAAGCGACTGACGGCATTACGTGCCAGTTGCAGCGCATGGCTGTCGTTGTCGGCGAGGTGATCGGCTACCCCAGAGATCTCGGTGTGAACGTTGCCACCACCAAGCTCCTCGGCGCTGATCTCTTCGCCGGTTGCGGCCTTCACTAGCGGTGGCCCAGCCAAGAAGATAGTGGCTTGGCTTTTGACGATGATCGATTCATCCGCCATCGCTGGAACATAGGCACCACCAGCGGTACATAAGCCCATCACCACCGCTATTTGAGGAATTCCAAGGGATGACATTTGCGCTTGGTTAAAGAAGATGCGGCCAAAATGGTCGCGGTCGGGGAACACCTCATCCTGCTTAGGAAGAAAGGCACCGCCGGAGTCGACCAAATAGATGCAGGGTAGATGGCATCGCTGAGCGATCTCCTGAGCCCGCAAATGCTTCTTAACGGTGAGTGGGTAGTAGGTGCCCCCCTTTACGGTGGCGTCGTTGGCGATCACCATACAATCGATGCCGTTAACCTTGCCTATTCCAGCAATAACACCGGCGGCTGGCACGGCATCGGGGTAGCACTCATAAGCCGCGAATTGGCCTATCTCTAAGAAGGGGGTAGCGGGATCAAGTAGCTGTTCAACTCGCTGCCGTGGTAGCAGTTTACCGCGGCCCGTATGGCGCTCTCTTGATTGTTGGTTGCCGCCGGGGAGGATGTTCGCCAACTTATTGTGGAGATCGGTAACCAGCTCGGACATACCCTGCTGGCGCTGATTAAAATCGGCGTCGCTGGGGTTGATGGTGGAGTGTAATAGGGTCATGGTTAGTTCATCTCTGCCAGTAGTTCGCGGCCGATCAGCCAGCGGCGGATTTCACTGGTGCCAGCACCGATTTCGTACAGTTTGGCGTCGCGGAGTAGGCGGCCGGTATCGTATTCGTTGATGTAGCCATTACCACCGAGTAGTTGGATAGCATCCAAGGCGAGTTGGGTGGCTAATTCGGCGCTGTAGAGGATGGCGCCTGCCGCTTCTTTACGGGTGGTTTCACCACGGTCA
The genomic region above belongs to Ferrimonas lipolytica and contains:
- a CDS encoding hydroxymethylglutaryl-CoA lyase — its product is MRPQRIQIVEVGPRDGLQNEPLSTLSDRITLVNALAGTGLSHIEAASFVSPKWVPKMADADKLFASIDRQAGVIYSALTPNIKGFEAALAAGVDQVAVFASASESFSQKNINCSIIESIERFEPVLAAARQHNIRVRGYVSCTLGCPYEGAIAPARVAEVAQVLFEAGCYEVSLGDTIGTGTPDQAAAMVEAVAAQVPISALALHFHDTYGQALANVAACLELGVSTIDSSVAGLGGCPYATGASGNLATEDLVYMLNGLGLSHGVDLTKLVAVGNDISQRLGRKNGSKVGQALRKKTS
- a CDS encoding CoA transferase subunit B; this translates as MALTREQLAKRVAQELQDGYYVNLGIGIPTLVANYVPAGMEVMLQSENGLLGMGPFPTDAEVDADMINAGKQTVTAITGASIFDSAESFAMIRGGHVDLTVLGAFEVDVHGNIASWMIPGKLIKGMGGAMDLVAGADNIIVTMTHADKHGNSKLLSDCTLPLTGAACINKVVTDLAYIEIRDGKFHLIERAPGVSVDEIVSKTGGPLVVPELVPEMDV
- a CDS encoding acetyl/propionyl/methylcrotonyl-CoA carboxylase subunit alpha encodes the protein MSHSLTKVLIANRGEIACRVMTTCRQLGIATVAVYSDVDRHAQHVLQADQAFHIGAAEAKHSYLDYHKILAVAKQAGCDGIHPGYGFLSENPDFARACAASGIAFIGPSATAIEQMGSKSAAKIIMAEAAVPMLPGYHGDDQSDACLISEARLIGYPLLVKAAFGGGGKGMRIVEQDEELQGALDSARREAQSAFGNPQLLLERYLTSARHVEVQVFADNHGNAVYLSDRDCSLQRRHQKVVEEAPAPGLSDELRQQMGEASVRAAQAINYSGAGTVEYLLDEQGRFYFMEMNTRLQVEHPVTELVTNQDLVQWQLMVAANNPLPLQQAEITVQGHAFEVRLYAEDPQRDFMPATGTIKKLSWPVGDGMRIDSGIAAGDHITAYYDPMLAKLISCGDNRNQALARMGQMLDNCQLLGLSHNLPYLAKVIRHPQFAAADLDTAFLARHQQQLLSRSDHSLAASIAALIQLQQQGGNSSINAGWRLNAAATVRLQFSDNHDVHHLVELTHLSGQYWRDSHDRKLQLMVDVDQVELEHNGEISRFGYHQDNDGISLQLSDGAIVFRPYQHQAEAAGNGGEKSLQAPMNGTFIANLVALGQQVHAGQALVVMEAMKMEYTIKAPSDSVVSKLPFDSGDLVNDGVALIELTATEQEASA
- a CDS encoding arylamine N-acetyltransferase family protein, translating into MNSEPEQHIDSIMLAEYFSRIGLDNKVDLTLAGLTRLHRYQHRSIPFENLDVIAGLPIKIEAGAIHKKLVQDKRGGYCQELNGLLYNVASALGFEARVLLGRVHLGKEPSGRGHRVTMVTIDKQQWLVDCGNGAFTPRAPLPIVMGQELKTDIQTFRFVADEHFGYLLQLKSSGNWSSIYSLDMSHVCQSDLEYGNHYTSTSPYSLFTRNSMAVLPIENGTVTLFNRTLRVTEKGHTTVIILADEDAYLQALADYFGLSTNVSYSSIEPYLNR
- a CDS encoding carboxyl transferase domain-containing protein; translation: MTLLHSTINPSDADFNQRQQGMSELVTDLHNKLANILPGGNQQSRERHTGRGKLLPRQRVEQLLDPATPFLEIGQFAAYECYPDAVPAAGVIAGIGKVNGIDCMVIANDATVKGGTYYPLTVKKHLRAQEIAQRCHLPCIYLVDSGGAFLPKQDEVFPDRDHFGRIFFNQAQMSSLGIPQIAVVMGLCTAGGAYVPAMADESIIVKSQATIFLAGPPLVKAATGEEISAEELGGGNVHTEISGVADHLADNDSHALQLARNAVSRLNHHSAAALQRIEVKPPKYSADELYGIVGTNLKQPFEVREVIARLVDNSDFDEFKARFGATLVCGFAHLHGYPVGIIANNGILFSESAQKGAHFIELCCQRGIPLLFLQNITGFMVGQKYEHEGIAKHGAKLVTAVSCAKVPKFTVVIGGSYGAGNYGMCGRAFDPTMMWSWPNARISVMGGEQAAAVLAQVKTDQLAKKGQSWSDDEQAQFKAPIVEQYESQGNPYYASARLWDDGIIDPAQTRDVLGVALAASVNAPIEPTRFGVFRM
- a CDS encoding CoA transferase subunit A; translated protein: MAGFDKVVTSYAEALAGLQNNMTVIAGGFGLCGIPEGLIGHIKQLGTTGLTVVSNNAGVDGFGLGLLLEDRQIRKMIASYVGENALFEQQLLSGELEVELTPQGTLAEKMRAGGAGIPAFFTATGYGTPVGEGKEVRQFHGRNYILEESITGDFAIVKGWKADRFGNVVYRHTAQNFNPLAATAGKITVVEVEQIVEPGELNPTEIHTPGIYVDRLIQGSFEKRIEQRTVRAQ
- a CDS encoding enoyl-CoA hydratase-related protein, yielding MEFNTIKVANDAGIGRITLARADKHNAFNAEMIAELIDALTTLNQDTALRLLLLDAEGKNFCAGADLNWMKQQAQMDAAANVADANQLALLFHHLDNLPVPVVMLVQGAAFGGALGLVACADIVIANHRAKFCLSEVKLGLIPATISPYVGRAIGQRQLRRYALSAELINAEQALTLGLVHQLEDDLHRAGNSICAQLLDNSPQALRACKSLLSLIEASPIDAQLRADTAERIAAIRVSDEGQHGLNAFFSKQPPRWQGAKR
- a CDS encoding VOC family protein; the protein is MKMSHVGIMVGDMDQAVEFYTNALGLKVVMGKSRVQEEQETAIGRMCVAVFGEGFEGFNIAHLLTTDGIGVELFEMKNREQRHIVDFNKIGIFHFSLETDDFEGVIERTTKFGGKVRMDIMRYHPEDDSKQAKMVYLEDPFGNLFELYSHSYAETYSSEYE